A window of Streptomyces marispadix contains these coding sequences:
- a CDS encoding MFS transporter yields the protein MALALTGTRISVIALPWFVLVTTGSATRTGLVAFCEMAPYVLVKALIGPLLDRSSPRTVSWSADAVSATAALTIPALHTADLLSFPVLLALVAVIGTARSPGDLAKEVMIPEAAERGRIPLERATGLAGVTERLAFTVGPAAGGSLVALLGPLAGLAVNAACFAAGSVVIALVVPRGIGRGAEHPGHDEDAPGYWRRLGEGMRFLRRDPLLLTVTAMIAITNLLDAAFSSVLLPVWAKESGNGPAAVGLIGTVWGLSAVAGSLVAAAVAHRLKRRIVFFAGFLLAGAPRFLILAFDIPVWAMLTVFFPSGFGAGFLNPILGAVLYERIPRRLLGRVRGLGTSLAWMGIPLGGLVAGAAVSSFGLLPALVTAGVTYFLTTNLAGLRPEWRQMDRKHTQGRNLPEEQVPARKDTADT from the coding sequence ATGGCGCTGGCCCTCACCGGCACCCGCATATCGGTCATCGCCCTGCCCTGGTTCGTGCTCGTCACCACCGGCAGCGCGACACGCACCGGACTGGTGGCCTTCTGCGAGATGGCCCCCTACGTCCTGGTCAAGGCGCTCATCGGCCCGCTGCTGGACCGCAGTTCACCGAGAACGGTCTCCTGGTCGGCGGACGCCGTCAGCGCCACGGCCGCGCTGACGATCCCCGCGCTCCACACCGCGGACCTGCTGTCCTTCCCCGTCCTGCTGGCGCTCGTAGCCGTCATAGGGACGGCACGCTCCCCCGGCGACCTCGCCAAGGAGGTGATGATCCCGGAGGCGGCGGAACGCGGCCGGATACCGCTGGAGCGCGCCACGGGGCTCGCCGGAGTCACCGAGCGGCTGGCCTTCACCGTCGGCCCCGCCGCGGGCGGCTCGCTCGTCGCACTCCTCGGTCCGCTGGCCGGACTGGCCGTCAACGCGGCCTGTTTCGCGGCCGGTTCGGTCGTCATCGCCCTCGTCGTCCCGCGCGGCATAGGCCGCGGCGCCGAACACCCCGGACACGACGAGGACGCCCCCGGCTACTGGAGACGCCTCGGCGAAGGCATGCGCTTCCTGCGGCGCGACCCGCTGCTCCTCACCGTCACCGCGATGATCGCGATCACCAATCTGCTGGACGCGGCCTTCTCCTCGGTCCTGCTGCCGGTATGGGCGAAGGAGTCCGGCAACGGCCCCGCCGCCGTCGGCCTCATCGGCACCGTCTGGGGACTCTCGGCGGTCGCCGGGAGCCTGGTGGCGGCGGCCGTCGCCCACCGGCTCAAGCGCCGCATCGTCTTCTTCGCGGGTTTCCTGCTGGCCGGTGCGCCCCGTTTCCTGATACTCGCCTTCGACATACCGGTATGGGCGATGCTGACGGTCTTCTTCCCCAGCGGCTTCGGCGCCGGATTCCTCAACCCGATACTGGGCGCCGTCCTCTACGAACGCATACCGCGCCGACTCCTCGGCCGTGTCCGGGGGTTGGGCACCTCGCTGGCATGGATGGGCATACCACTCGGCGGCCTGGTTGCCGGAGCGGCGGTCTCCTCCTTCGGCCTCCTGCCCGCACTGGTGACGGCGGGCGTCACCTACTTCCTCACCACGAACCTCGCCGGGCTCCGCCCGGAATGGCGCCAGATGGACCGCAAGCACACCCAGGGAAGGAACCTCCCAGAAGAGCAGGTTCCGGCCCGTAAGGACACCGCGGACACATAA
- a CDS encoding helix-turn-helix domain-containing protein → MTDIDDLDTEANTSDPVHKILGKQIKHLREQAGLTQAEFGKKAGYGTDQVSSVERGRRPAKPQFIAAAERLLDARGLLKAVEDEVDKARLRYPAFFREFARLESEAVELHEYETMVVPGLLQTEDYARAVFTLRRPLLDEETIEARVAARLARQEIFNRWPPPTLSFVLEEVILHRPFGGATVLREQLQQLVRLAKLRHVELQVMPTHRTDHPGQAGPLILLETDDQPKVAYGEIQDRNVWFTKREAVRAVEARYGIIRAQALTPDESLGLIEKLLGEA, encoded by the coding sequence ATGACCGACATCGACGACCTCGACACCGAGGCGAACACATCGGACCCCGTACACAAGATCCTCGGCAAACAGATCAAGCACCTGCGCGAGCAAGCGGGCCTGACCCAGGCGGAGTTCGGCAAAAAGGCGGGCTACGGCACGGACCAGGTCTCCTCGGTCGAACGCGGACGACGCCCCGCGAAGCCGCAGTTCATCGCGGCAGCGGAACGGCTCCTGGACGCGCGGGGGTTGCTGAAGGCCGTCGAGGACGAAGTGGACAAGGCCCGCCTTCGATACCCGGCGTTCTTCCGCGAGTTCGCGAGGCTGGAGTCTGAAGCGGTCGAACTCCACGAGTACGAGACCATGGTCGTTCCCGGACTTCTCCAGACCGAGGACTATGCGCGGGCGGTGTTCACGCTGCGCCGCCCGCTTCTCGACGAGGAGACAATCGAAGCGCGGGTCGCAGCCCGTCTCGCCAGGCAGGAGATTTTCAACCGCTGGCCACCGCCGACCCTGAGCTTCGTGCTGGAGGAAGTCATCCTCCACAGGCCGTTCGGCGGTGCGACGGTCCTCCGAGAGCAACTTCAACAACTGGTGCGGTTGGCAAAATTGCGCCACGTCGAGCTTCAAGTGATGCCGACCCACCGCACCGATCACCCGGGGCAGGCCGGGCCGCTGATCCTGCTTGAGACCGACGACCAGCCCAAGGTCGCCTACGGTGAAATCCAGGACCGCAATGTCTGGTTCACAAAGAGGGAAGCCGTGCGCGCTGTCGAGGCCCGTTATGGAATCATCCGGGCGCAGGCGCTCACGCCTGACGAATCCCTGGGTCTCATCGAGAAGTTGCTTGGAGAAGCATGA
- a CDS encoding DUF397 domain-containing protein translates to MNTTRHWFKSSYSSGEGGACLEVALDWRKSTYSSPEGGNCVEVADCPSTVHVRDSKNIAGPQLAFPATQWEAFIAYATR, encoded by the coding sequence ATGAACACGACGCGGCACTGGTTCAAAAGCAGCTACAGCAGCGGCGAAGGCGGCGCCTGCCTCGAAGTCGCCCTGGACTGGCGCAAGTCCACGTACAGCAGCCCCGAGGGCGGCAACTGCGTAGAGGTCGCCGACTGCCCGAGCACCGTGCACGTCCGGGACTCCAAGAACATAGCCGGGCCCCAACTCGCCTTCCCCGCAACGCAATGGGAAGCGTTCATCGCGTACGCAACACGCTGA
- a CDS encoding ABC transporter substrate-binding protein — MGKHIERRTLLKSLAATPVLLSPLAAGCAQHGSSTSAGTLNVGQISNSVAFFPLFVAEEKGYFKDEGLKLGERPRLGTGAKVAAALKSGSIDLGGGVLTDAFNLAKSSEPGGTKVLSSLVTEYYVDIVVGKSLKAPSEAASVESRVKALVGKKIGITGPGSGTEALVNYLFDRIGKKAKTDATLVNLGSAATSAIGALKSGRVDALSFFQPIGQQAEADGSGRILISPARGDVADMMGALHGVVFSTQKLLKKKQKETDAFQNAIKRAQQDVQGDPDKVRELLEKYLKDTSPKALNALVPMLRREMPQSPTVEKRPYETARRFHQESKLVDKAPSFADMKA; from the coding sequence ATGGGCAAGCACATCGAGCGCAGAACCCTTCTGAAGTCCCTCGCCGCGACCCCCGTCCTCCTCTCTCCCCTCGCTGCCGGATGCGCCCAGCACGGGTCCTCGACGTCGGCGGGCACGCTCAACGTCGGCCAGATCAGCAACTCGGTGGCGTTCTTCCCGCTCTTCGTGGCGGAGGAGAAGGGCTACTTCAAGGACGAAGGGCTCAAGCTCGGCGAGCGCCCGCGCCTGGGCACCGGCGCGAAGGTGGCGGCGGCGCTGAAGTCCGGCTCCATAGACCTGGGCGGCGGGGTCCTCACCGACGCGTTCAACCTCGCGAAGTCCTCCGAGCCCGGCGGTACGAAGGTCCTCTCCAGCCTCGTCACCGAGTACTACGTCGACATAGTCGTCGGCAAGTCGCTCAAGGCGCCCAGCGAGGCGGCCAGCGTGGAGTCCCGTGTGAAGGCGCTGGTCGGCAAGAAGATCGGCATCACCGGGCCGGGCAGCGGCACCGAAGCCCTCGTCAACTACCTCTTCGACCGCATCGGCAAGAAGGCGAAGACCGATGCGACGCTGGTCAACCTGGGCAGCGCCGCGACGTCCGCGATCGGCGCGCTCAAGTCCGGCCGGGTCGACGCGCTTTCGTTCTTCCAGCCGATCGGCCAGCAGGCCGAGGCGGACGGGTCGGGGCGCATCCTCATCTCGCCCGCGCGTGGCGATGTGGCCGACATGATGGGCGCGTTGCACGGCGTCGTCTTCTCCACGCAGAAGCTGCTGAAGAAGAAGCAGAAGGAGACCGACGCGTTCCAGAACGCGATCAAGCGCGCTCAGCAGGACGTGCAGGGCGACCCGGACAAGGTGCGGGAGCTGCTGGAGAAGTATCTCAAGGACACCTCGCCGAAGGCACTGAACGCGCTCGTGCCGATGCTGCGCAGGGAGATGCCGCAGTCGCCCACGGTCGAGAAGCGGCCTTACGAGACGGCGCGGCGGTTCCACCAGGAGAGCAAGCTGGTGGACAAGGCGCCGTCGTTCGCCGACATGAAGGCGTAA
- a CDS encoding ABC transporter permease, whose protein sequence is MTEQTVTPSSGRRRKASDGSGAPGEGGAPASGPVRIPLNRTWRERHGTTMTVWGLRALLVIVLLATWELTGGSLFDITFTSKPSAIFERLGEWWADGTLWTHSWVTIQEIVYGFLLGAVAGALAGFALASAQLAYRVLDPFVMALYSIPKVALAPLFIVWFGIGMHMKVLLAAATVFFLVFLNTAAGVREVDRGLIDAVRLMGGSRREIARKVVLPASMTGVLTGLKVAVPYALIGAVIGELVASNQGLGYLINDAAAQFDTAGVFATLVVLSVIAGLLNVFVGLIGRRVNRWKPVESQG, encoded by the coding sequence ATGACCGAGCAGACCGTGACGCCGTCGTCCGGCCGCAGGCGCAAGGCGTCCGACGGCAGCGGCGCCCCGGGGGAGGGCGGCGCGCCGGCCTCCGGACCCGTACGGATACCGCTGAACCGCACCTGGCGGGAGCGGCACGGCACCACGATGACTGTTTGGGGCCTGCGGGCGCTCCTCGTGATCGTGCTGCTCGCGACCTGGGAGCTGACAGGCGGCTCCCTCTTCGACATCACCTTCACCAGCAAGCCCAGCGCCATCTTCGAACGGCTCGGGGAGTGGTGGGCCGACGGCACCCTCTGGACCCATAGCTGGGTGACCATCCAGGAGATCGTCTACGGCTTCCTGCTCGGAGCGGTCGCCGGGGCGCTTGCCGGGTTCGCACTCGCGTCGGCCCAGCTCGCCTACCGGGTGCTGGACCCGTTCGTGATGGCGCTGTACTCGATCCCCAAGGTGGCGCTGGCGCCGCTGTTCATCGTCTGGTTCGGCATCGGGATGCACATGAAGGTGCTGCTCGCCGCCGCCACCGTCTTCTTCCTCGTCTTCCTCAACACCGCCGCCGGTGTACGGGAAGTCGACCGCGGACTCATCGACGCCGTACGGCTCATGGGCGGCTCCCGCAGGGAGATCGCCCGCAAGGTCGTGCTTCCCGCGTCGATGACGGGGGTGCTCACCGGGTTGAAGGTCGCCGTTCCCTACGCGCTGATCGGTGCCGTCATCGGCGAGCTGGTCGCCTCCAACCAGGGCCTCGGCTATCTGATCAACGACGCCGCGGCGCAGTTCGACACCGCCGGGGTCTTCGCGACGCTCGTCGTGCTGAGCGTCATCGCGGGCCTGCTGAACGTATTCGTCGGCCTCATCGGGCGCCGGGTCAACCGGTGGAAACCCGTGGAGTCGCAGGGGTGA
- a CDS encoding ABC transporter ATP-binding protein: protein MTAVLSAERLTKQFTKDDSAIVALRDFALSVEEGSFLTVLGRSGCGKSTMLNLLAGLTEPTEGTVSHRGRKLEGPDIDIGYLTQSDTLMPWRDVRRNVEMPLEIRGVKARERRKTAAGLLRRVGLEGFEKHYPRELSGGMRRRASLARMLAGTPRTLLMDEPFGALDAQLRTELQEELLRLWQGSGQTVVFVTHDIEEALLLGDRIVVLGGLGRIVADERIDLPRPRHVDALRVDPEFVRLHTAMAAALKEGSS from the coding sequence ATGACCGCCGTGCTGAGCGCAGAGCGGCTGACCAAGCAGTTCACCAAGGACGACAGCGCCATCGTCGCCCTGCGCGACTTCGCCCTCAGCGTCGAGGAGGGCAGCTTCCTCACCGTCCTCGGACGCAGCGGATGCGGCAAGTCCACGATGCTCAACCTCCTCGCCGGGCTCACCGAACCCACCGAGGGGACCGTCTCCCACCGCGGCAGGAAGCTGGAGGGGCCGGACATCGACATCGGCTACCTCACCCAGTCCGACACGCTCATGCCGTGGCGCGACGTACGGCGCAACGTCGAGATGCCTCTGGAGATCCGCGGAGTGAAGGCCCGCGAGCGCCGCAAGACCGCCGCCGGGCTGCTGCGCCGCGTCGGGCTCGAAGGCTTCGAGAAGCACTACCCGCGCGAACTCTCCGGCGGCATGCGCAGGCGCGCGTCCCTCGCGCGCATGCTCGCGGGCACCCCCCGCACGCTGCTGATGGACGAACCGTTCGGCGCCCTCGACGCCCAGCTACGCACCGAACTCCAGGAGGAGCTGCTGCGGTTGTGGCAGGGCAGCGGGCAGACCGTCGTGTTCGTCACCCACGACATCGAAGAGGCGCTGCTGCTCGGCGACCGGATCGTCGTGCTCGGCGGACTCGGGCGCATCGTCGCCGACGAGAGGATCGACCTGCCACGCCCGCGGCACGTGGACGCCCTGCGCGTGGACCCGGAGTTCGTGCGCCTGCACACCGCGATGGCCGCCGCGCTGAAGGAGGGCTCGTCATGA
- a CDS encoding 4-carboxy-4-hydroxy-2-oxoadipate aldolase/oxaloacetate decarboxylase, producing the protein MSAAKPPAPAASALEELATAGVATVYEAYGRRGLLDAEWIPLQPGRRAAGPARIARCGQGDNRAVHEVMTHLLPGEVLVLTMPEPEPVALFGDLLATQAAACGAAAVLVDAAVRDSADLARLDYGVWTRWRRARGATKDERGSVNVRVEVGGTTVAPGDVVVLDDDGATAVAAADVTATVEAVRRRIANENGLRARWAAGEFSYDAYGLREADENPRPGVGT; encoded by the coding sequence GTGAGCGCGGCGAAGCCCCCGGCACCGGCCGCGTCGGCACTGGAGGAGCTGGCCACCGCGGGCGTGGCCACCGTCTACGAGGCGTACGGACGCCGCGGCCTGCTCGACGCGGAGTGGATACCGCTCCAGCCGGGCCGCCGTGCCGCCGGACCGGCCCGTATCGCCCGCTGCGGACAGGGCGACAACCGGGCGGTGCACGAGGTGATGACGCATCTGCTGCCCGGCGAGGTCCTCGTGCTGACCATGCCCGAACCGGAACCAGTGGCCCTCTTCGGGGACCTCCTCGCCACCCAGGCCGCGGCCTGCGGCGCCGCGGCGGTCCTCGTCGACGCCGCGGTACGAGACAGCGCCGACCTGGCACGCCTCGACTACGGGGTGTGGACGCGCTGGCGCCGCGCCCGCGGAGCCACCAAGGACGAGCGCGGAAGCGTGAACGTCCGCGTCGAGGTCGGCGGCACGACCGTCGCACCCGGCGACGTGGTCGTCCTCGACGACGACGGGGCCACCGCCGTCGCCGCGGCCGACGTCACCGCCACCGTCGAGGCCGTGCGCCGCCGCATCGCCAACGAGAACGGCCTGCGCGCACGCTGGGCCGCCGGCGAATTCAGCTACGACGCCTACGGCCTGCGCGAGGCCGACGAGAACCCGCGACCGGGGGTGGGGACATGA
- a CDS encoding PIG-L deacetylase family protein, whose amino-acid sequence MSADGKDDRRLLVVGAHSADFVWRSAGTVAAHTAAGGEALVVALSYGERGESGVLWKQEGQTEENVKRIRHEEASKAAAAVGADFRAFDLGDYPLHVSAESVGRLAELMRDFAPHVVLTHPEKDPFNPDHPVAHEAVAKARLLTSGAGVASGFRTAPPSQFLAFEPHQPELCGFTPTVYVDITPVFARKVEAMSCMAAQQYLQEYYAQRADQRGNHARKVTGDDGIRQAEAFQRLLPNVVDAL is encoded by the coding sequence ATGAGCGCCGACGGCAAGGACGACAGGCGCCTGCTGGTCGTCGGCGCGCACAGCGCCGACTTCGTCTGGCGCTCCGCCGGCACGGTCGCCGCCCACACGGCAGCGGGCGGCGAAGCCCTCGTGGTGGCCCTCTCCTACGGCGAGCGAGGCGAGTCCGGGGTGCTGTGGAAGCAGGAGGGCCAGACCGAGGAGAACGTGAAGCGAATACGCCACGAGGAGGCGAGCAAGGCCGCCGCCGCAGTGGGCGCCGACTTCCGCGCCTTCGACCTCGGCGACTACCCGCTGCACGTCTCCGCGGAGTCCGTCGGCAGGCTCGCGGAGCTGATGCGCGACTTCGCGCCCCACGTGGTCCTCACCCACCCCGAGAAGGACCCGTTCAACCCCGACCACCCCGTCGCACACGAGGCGGTCGCCAAGGCGCGGCTGCTGACCTCGGGCGCCGGAGTCGCCAGCGGCTTCCGCACCGCGCCCCCCTCGCAGTTCCTGGCCTTCGAGCCGCACCAGCCGGAACTGTGCGGTTTCACACCGACCGTCTACGTGGACATCACGCCCGTATTCGCTCGTAAGGTCGAGGCCATGAGCTGCATGGCTGCTCAGCAGTATCTCCAGGAGTACTACGCACAGCGCGCCGACCAGCGCGGCAACCACGCCCGCAAGGTCACCGGCGACGACGGCATCCGTCAGGCGGAGGCCTTCCAGCGGCTGCTGCCCAACGTCGTGGACGCGCTGTGA
- a CDS encoding DUF6282 family protein: protein MTEHPQPSGRARELVRGAYDVHIHVAPDVMRRRIDDVALAERFADVGMAGFVLKSHYTPTAERAAVVRRAAPGAEALGAVTLNASVGGLNPIAVEIAGRGGAKFVWLPTVDSANQRQCQAREPEGATPPMWARLQDDLRADGMAADPVDVLTPDGDVVPAARQVFRLIARHGMVLATGHLHADEIAVVVEAAAQEGVERMVVTHPEFTSQRVAVERQRELAAHGALLERCFTTPYTGKVEWETWYRAIREAGPENSVISSDLGQPFNPPVEDGLAICADRLLAEGFTEEDVRTMTVHNSRWLVGAEPLADAPARHRKEGTA, encoded by the coding sequence ATGACGGAGCACCCCCAGCCGTCCGGCCGGGCGAGAGAGCTGGTGCGCGGCGCGTACGACGTACACATCCACGTGGCGCCCGACGTGATGCGCCGCCGCATCGACGACGTGGCGCTCGCCGAGCGCTTCGCGGACGTCGGCATGGCGGGCTTCGTGCTCAAGTCGCACTACACGCCCACCGCCGAACGTGCCGCGGTCGTCCGCCGCGCCGCCCCCGGCGCGGAGGCCCTGGGCGCCGTCACCCTCAACGCCTCCGTCGGCGGCCTCAACCCCATCGCCGTCGAGATCGCGGGCCGCGGCGGCGCCAAGTTCGTCTGGCTGCCCACCGTCGACAGCGCCAACCAGCGCCAGTGCCAGGCCCGGGAGCCCGAGGGCGCCACCCCGCCGATGTGGGCCAGGCTCCAGGACGATCTGCGTGCGGACGGCATGGCCGCCGACCCCGTCGACGTCCTCACGCCCGACGGCGACGTCGTGCCCGCCGCCCGCCAGGTCTTCCGGCTGATCGCCCGGCACGGCATGGTCCTCGCCACGGGCCATCTGCACGCCGACGAGATCGCCGTCGTCGTCGAGGCCGCCGCCCAGGAGGGCGTCGAGCGCATGGTCGTCACGCACCCGGAGTTCACCTCGCAGCGCGTCGCCGTCGAGCGCCAGCGCGAACTGGCCGCACACGGCGCCCTGTTGGAGCGCTGCTTCACCACGCCCTACACCGGCAAGGTCGAGTGGGAGACCTGGTACCGCGCCATCCGCGAGGCAGGACCGGAGAACTCCGTGATCTCCAGCGACCTCGGCCAGCCCTTCAACCCGCCCGTCGAGGACGGCCTGGCGATCTGCGCCGACCGGCTCCTCGCCGAGGGCTTCACCGAGGAGGACGTACGCACCATGACGGTCCACAACAGCCGGTGGCTCGTCGGCGCCGAACCCCTCGCCGACGCCCCCGCCCGGCACCGGAAGGAGGGCACGGCATGA
- a CDS encoding GntR family transcriptional regulator — MEAIREAIIRGEFVPNQRLVEADLSTQFEASRASVRAALLELTNEGLVERIQNRGARVRAVSLDEAVEISEVRMVLEGLCAAKAAQSVTGEEIRELESIGAEMREAVADGDLLGYSSLNQRLHRRVREIGGQGTASRLLERLRGQNVRHQFRLAMHPGRPSVSLPEHLAIIEAICTHDADAAEEAARAHLLSVIEALKQVDKAAGRPRR, encoded by the coding sequence GTGGAAGCCATTCGCGAGGCGATCATCCGCGGCGAGTTCGTACCCAACCAGCGGCTCGTCGAGGCCGATCTGTCCACGCAGTTCGAGGCCAGCCGCGCGAGCGTGCGGGCGGCGCTGCTGGAGCTGACCAACGAGGGACTCGTCGAGCGCATACAGAATCGCGGTGCCCGGGTGCGTGCCGTCTCCCTCGACGAGGCGGTCGAGATCTCCGAGGTCCGCATGGTGCTGGAGGGGCTCTGCGCGGCGAAGGCGGCGCAGTCCGTCACCGGTGAGGAGATCCGCGAACTGGAGTCGATCGGGGCGGAGATGAGGGAGGCGGTCGCCGACGGCGATCTGCTGGGCTACTCCTCGCTCAACCAGCGGCTGCACAGACGCGTACGGGAGATCGGCGGCCAGGGGACCGCGTCGCGGCTGCTGGAGCGGCTGCGCGGCCAGAACGTACGCCACCAGTTCCGGCTGGCGATGCACCCGGGGCGGCCCTCGGTGTCGCTGCCGGAGCATCTCGCGATCATCGAGGCCATCTGCACGCACGACGCGGACGCGGCGGAGGAGGCCGCGCGTGCCCATCTCCTCAGCGTCATCGAGGCGTTGAAGCAGGTCGACAAGGCGGCAGGCCGGCCGCGTCGCTGA
- a CDS encoding DUF1932 domain-containing protein, whose amino-acid sequence MAPDTSPGSVIAVLGLGEAGGAIAAGLARAGRAGRAGRAGRAGRAGTVVRGYDPAQVPTPEGVTRTGSEAEAAAGARIVLSVNSASAAHDALRSAVESLPADCVWADLNTASPGAKRALGATAAEHGVAFADVAIMAPVPGRGLGVPMLACGPGAARTAELLAPFGASVDVTEGGAGAAAERKLLRSVFFKGMAAAVVEALAAARAAGCEEWLRENIAAELARADTGTVDRLVDGSRRHAVRRREEMAAATDMLSELGVVPAVSAASRDLLGRLAADR is encoded by the coding sequence ATGGCCCCTGACACCAGCCCCGGTTCCGTCATCGCCGTACTCGGCCTCGGTGAGGCGGGCGGTGCCATCGCCGCCGGCCTCGCACGGGCAGGACGGGCAGGACGGGCAGGACGGGCAGGACGGGCAGGACGGGCAGGAACAGTCGTAAGAGGCTACGACCCCGCCCAGGTGCCCACACCCGAGGGCGTGACCCGTACGGGCAGCGAAGCGGAAGCAGCCGCCGGCGCCCGGATCGTGCTCAGCGTCAACAGCGCCTCCGCCGCGCACGACGCGCTGCGCTCCGCCGTGGAGTCGCTGCCCGCCGACTGCGTATGGGCCGACCTCAACACCGCCTCGCCCGGGGCGAAGAGGGCCCTCGGCGCCACGGCCGCCGAGCACGGGGTGGCCTTCGCGGACGTCGCGATCATGGCACCGGTGCCGGGACGCGGACTGGGCGTGCCGATGCTGGCGTGCGGCCCCGGTGCGGCACGTACCGCCGAACTCCTCGCCCCCTTCGGCGCCTCCGTGGACGTCACCGAGGGCGGAGCCGGTGCGGCGGCCGAACGGAAGCTGCTGCGCAGCGTGTTCTTCAAGGGGATGGCGGCTGCCGTGGTCGAGGCGCTGGCGGCCGCGCGTGCCGCGGGCTGCGAGGAGTGGCTGCGGGAGAACATCGCCGCCGAACTCGCGCGTGCCGACACCGGCACCGTCGACCGGCTCGTCGACGGCAGCCGACGCCATGCGGTCCGCCGCAGGGAGGAGATGGCCGCCGCCACGGACATGCTCTCCGAACTGGGCGTAGTCCCCGCGGTCTCCGCGGCCAGCCGCGATCTCCTGGGGCGGCTGGCCGCGGATCGGTAG
- a CDS encoding FAD-binding dehydrogenase has protein sequence MAYDADVIVIGAGLAGLAATAELADAGRKVILLEQEPEQSLGGQAHWSFGGLFFVDSPEQRRMRVRDSRELAWQDWLGTAGFDRDEDHWPRRWAEAYVDFAAGEKRPWLRAQGLKIFPVVGWAERGGYGATGHGNSVPRFHITWGTGPGIVEPFERRVRAGVERGHVELRFRHRVTGLSRSGGSVDTVSGEVLVPSDAERGTASSRDVADTFELRAQAVIVTSGGIGGNHELVRANWPQRLGTPPARMLSGVPAHVDGLMLGVTERAGGRVINRDRMWHYTEGIENWNPIWNLHGIRILPGPSSLWLDATGKRLPVPLYPGFDTLGTLDHIMHTGHDYTWFVLSQKIIEKEFTLSGSEQNPDLTGRDLRLLLARVGSGAPGPVQAFMDHGVDFVIERELGALARRMNELTGDKLIDEAGLRREIEARDREIRNPFTKDSQVTAIHGARRYLGDKLIRVASPHRILDPKAGPLIAVRLNILTRKTLGGLETDLDARVLAEGGEPLPGVYAAGEAAGFGGGGVHGYRSLEGTFLGGCIFSGRTAGRAAAKAVG, from the coding sequence ATGGCGTACGACGCCGATGTCATCGTGATCGGAGCGGGGCTCGCCGGGCTCGCGGCGACGGCCGAACTGGCCGACGCGGGACGGAAGGTGATCCTCCTCGAACAGGAGCCGGAGCAGTCGCTCGGCGGCCAGGCGCACTGGTCCTTCGGCGGCCTGTTCTTCGTCGACTCGCCGGAGCAGCGCCGCATGCGCGTACGCGACAGCCGCGAACTGGCCTGGCAGGACTGGCTCGGGACCGCCGGCTTCGACCGCGACGAGGACCACTGGCCGCGGCGGTGGGCCGAGGCGTACGTCGACTTCGCGGCGGGCGAGAAGAGGCCGTGGCTGCGGGCGCAGGGCCTGAAGATCTTCCCCGTGGTCGGCTGGGCCGAGCGCGGCGGCTACGGCGCGACCGGGCACGGCAATTCGGTCCCGCGCTTCCACATCACCTGGGGCACCGGCCCGGGGATCGTCGAGCCCTTCGAGCGGCGGGTGCGCGCGGGCGTCGAACGCGGCCATGTCGAACTGCGCTTCCGGCACCGGGTCACGGGTCTCTCGCGCAGCGGCGGCAGCGTCGACACCGTGAGCGGGGAGGTGCTGGTGCCCAGCGACGCGGAGCGCGGCACCGCGAGCAGCCGCGACGTGGCGGACACCTTCGAGCTGCGGGCGCAGGCGGTGATCGTCACCTCCGGCGGCATCGGCGGCAACCACGAACTCGTACGCGCCAACTGGCCGCAGCGGCTGGGAACTCCGCCCGCCCGGATGCTCTCCGGGGTGCCCGCGCACGTCGACGGCCTGATGCTCGGTGTCACCGAGCGGGCGGGCGGGCGCGTCATCAACCGCGACCGGATGTGGCACTACACCGAGGGCATCGAGAACTGGAACCCCATCTGGAACCTGCACGGCATCCGCATCCTGCCCGGCCCGTCGTCGCTGTGGCTGGACGCCACCGGCAAGCGGCTGCCCGTACCGCTCTATCCGGGCTTCGACACGCTCGGCACGCTCGACCACATCATGCACACCGGGCACGACTACACGTGGTTCGTGCTCAGCCAGAAGATCATCGAGAAGGAGTTCACGCTCTCCGGCTCCGAGCAGAACCCGGACCTGACGGGACGGGACCTGCGTCTGCTCCTCGCCCGTGTCGGCTCCGGGGCGCCCGGCCCTGTACAGGCGTTCATGGATCACGGCGTGGACTTCGTCATCGAGCGTGAACTGGGCGCTCTCGCACGGCGGATGAACGAACTGACCGGCGACAAGCTCATCGACGAGGCCGGGCTGCGGCGGGAGATCGAGGCTCGCGACCGGGAGATCCGCAACCCCTTCACCAAGGACTCCCAGGTGACGGCGATCCACGGTGCGCGCCGGTACCTCGGCGACAAGCTGATCCGTGTGGCGTCGCCGCACCGCATCCTCGACCCGAAGGCCGGGCCGCTGATCGCCGTACGGCTCAACATCCTCACGCGCAAGACGCTCGGCGGGCTGGAGACCGACCTGGACGCGAGGGTCCTCGCCGAGGGCGGCGAGCCGCTTCCGGGTGTGTACGCGGCGGGTGAGGCCGCGGGCTTCGGTGGCGGCGGCGTGCACGGATACCGGTCGCTGGAGGGCACGTTCCTCGGCGGGTGCATCTTCTCCGGGCGTACGGCGGGAAGGGCGGCGGCGAAGGCGGTGGGGTAG